In Variovorax paradoxus, a single genomic region encodes these proteins:
- a CDS encoding ABC transporter ATP-binding protein — protein sequence MMLSVNDLRLQRGGKAVLHGIDLQVPPGEVTALLGANGAGKSSTVMAIGGALPLTGGRIEVEGHALHGQRPERVRALGVAVVPEGHRVLGDLSVLDNLRAAATALPAARVADAVEQVLAVFPELRVKLALPARSLSGGQKQMVCIAQALIGKPRYLAIDELSLGLAPTVVKRLVEVVQQVAREGVGVLLIEQFTTVALAVSSRAYVLERGRMAFAGSSQELRSRPEILHSSYLAAV from the coding sequence ATCATGTTGAGCGTGAACGATCTGCGCCTGCAGCGCGGCGGCAAGGCCGTGCTGCACGGCATCGACCTGCAGGTGCCTCCCGGCGAAGTGACGGCGCTGCTGGGCGCCAACGGCGCGGGCAAGTCGAGCACCGTGATGGCCATCGGCGGCGCGCTGCCATTGACCGGCGGGCGCATCGAGGTCGAGGGACATGCGCTGCACGGCCAGCGGCCCGAGCGCGTGCGTGCGCTGGGCGTGGCGGTGGTGCCGGAAGGGCATCGCGTGCTGGGCGATCTATCGGTGCTCGACAACCTGCGCGCCGCCGCCACCGCGTTGCCTGCGGCGCGCGTGGCCGATGCGGTGGAACAGGTGCTCGCGGTGTTTCCGGAACTGCGCGTGAAGCTCGCGCTGCCCGCGCGTTCGCTCTCGGGCGGGCAGAAGCAGATGGTCTGCATCGCGCAGGCGCTGATCGGCAAGCCGCGCTACCTGGCCATCGACGAGCTTTCGCTGGGGCTCGCGCCCACGGTGGTCAAGCGGCTGGTGGAGGTGGTGCAGCAGGTCGCGCGCGAAGGCGTGGGCGTGCTTCTGATCGAGCAGTTCACCACGGTCGCGCTCGCGGTGTCGAGCCGCGCCTATGTGCTGGAACGCGGGCGCATGGCCTTCGCGGGTTCGTCGCAAGAGCTGCGCAGCCGGCCCGAGATACTGCACAGCAGCTATCTCGCGGCGGTTTGA
- a CDS encoding NAD(P)(+) transhydrogenase (Re/Si-specific) subunit beta → MSMNLVTLLYLVASVCFIQALKGLSHPTTSIRGNIFGMTGMAIAVLTTIALIHGLTGSLGVSFATGIGWVLAAVVVGGGLGAFMANKVEMTKMPELVAFMHSMIGLAAVFIGVAAVAEPWAFGITAAPVAALIGAQTPDGAVVLDGFVRYAIPYGNRLELFLGAAIGAITFSGSVIAFGKLSGKYKFRLFQGAPVQFKGQHMLNLVLGLLTIALGLLFVATESWGAFFAMLALAFVMGVLIIIPIGGADMPVVVSMLNSYSGWAAAGIGFSLNNAMLIVAGSLVGSSGAILSYIMCKAMNRSFFNVILGGFGGEAATAGGAAKEQRPVKTGSADDAAFVLGNAETVVIVPGYGLAVARAQHAVKELAQKLTDKGITVKYAIHPVAGRMPGHMNVLLAEAEVPYDQVFEMEDINGEFGQADVAIILGANDVVNPAAHTKGSPIYGMPILEAYKAKTVIVNKRSMAAGYAGLDNELFYMDKTMMVFGDAKKVVEDMGKAIE, encoded by the coding sequence GTGAGCATGAACCTCGTCACGCTGCTGTACCTCGTTGCCAGCGTCTGCTTCATCCAGGCCCTGAAGGGCCTGTCCCACCCCACCACCTCGATCCGCGGCAACATCTTCGGCATGACCGGCATGGCCATTGCCGTGCTGACCACCATCGCGCTGATCCACGGGCTGACGGGTTCGCTGGGCGTGAGCTTCGCCACCGGCATCGGCTGGGTGCTGGCGGCCGTGGTCGTGGGCGGCGGCCTGGGCGCCTTCATGGCCAACAAGGTCGAGATGACCAAGATGCCCGAGCTGGTGGCCTTCATGCACAGCATGATCGGCCTGGCGGCGGTGTTCATCGGCGTGGCCGCGGTGGCCGAGCCCTGGGCCTTCGGCATCACCGCCGCGCCCGTGGCCGCGCTCATCGGCGCGCAGACGCCCGATGGCGCCGTGGTGCTGGACGGCTTCGTGCGCTACGCCATCCCCTACGGCAACCGCCTGGAGCTGTTCCTGGGCGCGGCCATCGGCGCCATCACCTTCAGCGGCTCGGTCATCGCCTTCGGCAAGCTGTCGGGCAAGTACAAGTTCCGCCTGTTCCAGGGCGCGCCGGTGCAGTTCAAGGGCCAGCACATGCTCAACCTGGTGCTGGGCCTGCTGACCATCGCGCTGGGCCTGCTGTTCGTGGCCACCGAGAGCTGGGGCGCGTTCTTCGCGATGCTGGCGCTGGCCTTCGTGATGGGCGTGCTGATCATCATCCCGATCGGCGGGGCGGACATGCCGGTGGTGGTGTCGATGCTCAACAGCTACTCGGGCTGGGCGGCCGCGGGCATCGGCTTCAGCCTGAACAATGCGATGCTGATCGTGGCGGGCTCGCTGGTGGGCTCCTCGGGCGCGATCCTGAGCTACATCATGTGCAAGGCGATGAACCGCTCGTTTTTCAACGTGATCCTGGGCGGCTTCGGCGGCGAGGCGGCCACGGCCGGCGGCGCCGCGAAGGAGCAGCGCCCCGTCAAGACCGGCAGCGCCGACGACGCGGCCTTCGTGCTGGGCAACGCCGAGACGGTGGTGATCGTGCCGGGCTACGGCCTGGCGGTGGCCCGCGCGCAGCATGCGGTCAAGGAACTGGCGCAGAAGCTGACCGACAAGGGCATCACCGTGAAGTACGCGATCCACCCGGTGGCCGGCCGCATGCCGGGCCACATGAACGTGCTGCTGGCCGAGGCCGAGGTGCCTTACGACCAGGTGTTCGAGATGGAGGACATCAACGGCGAGTTCGGCCAGGCCGACGTGGCGATCATCCTGGGCGCCAACGACGTGGTGAACCCCGCCGCCCACACCAAGGGCAGCCCCATCTACGGCATGCCCATCCTGGAGGCCTACAAGGCCAAGACCGTCATCGTCAACAAGCGATCCATGGCCGCCGGCTATGCGGGCCTGGACAACGAGCTGTTCTACATGGACAAGACCATGATGGTCTTCGGAGATGCCAAGAAGGTGGTCGAGGACATGGGGAAGGCGATCGAATAG
- a CDS encoding NAD(P) transhydrogenase subunit alpha: MDPVSHTVINLIIFVLAIYVGYHVVWTVTPALHTPLMAVTNAISAIVIVGAMLAAALTTTPLGKTMGVLAVALAAVNVFGGFLVTRRMLEMFKKKEKKTTAAPKAEEGAAK; this comes from the coding sequence ATGGATCCCGTATCCCATACCGTCATCAACCTGATCATCTTCGTGCTGGCCATCTACGTGGGCTACCACGTGGTGTGGACCGTCACGCCCGCGCTGCACACGCCGCTGATGGCGGTGACCAACGCCATCTCGGCCATCGTGATCGTGGGCGCCATGCTGGCGGCCGCGCTGACCACCACGCCGCTGGGCAAGACCATGGGCGTGCTGGCCGTGGCGCTGGCCGCGGTGAACGTCTTCGGCGGCTTCCTGGTCACCCGGCGCATGCTGGAGATGTTCAAGAAGAAAGAGAAGAAGACGACTGCCGCACCCAAGGCTGAAGAGGGGGCCGCCAAGTGA
- a CDS encoding Re/Si-specific NAD(P)(+) transhydrogenase subunit alpha, producing the protein MLIGVPAETVAGETRVAVTPETVKKLSASGHTVHVQSGAGIAASVTDAAYQAAGAQITDQAGAFGTDMVLKVRTPTDTETALLKSGAVVIGMLNPFDAAGLQRLASAGVVAFALEAAPRTTRAQSMDVLSSQANIAGYKAVMIAADKYQRFFPMLMTAAGTVKAARVVILGVGVAGLQAIATAKRLGAVIEASDVRPSVKEQIESLGGKFIEVSYDTDEEKEAAVGVGGYAKPMPASWLARQQVEVAKRVALADIVISTALIPGRAAPTLITEDMVKAMKPGSVIVDIAAGKGADGIGGNCPLSEADRTVVKHGVTIVGETNLAALVAADASALYARNVLDFLKLIVTKEGALKIDLEDDIVAACRMTQDGQVTRK; encoded by the coding sequence ATGCTGATAGGCGTGCCTGCCGAGACCGTGGCTGGCGAAACCCGAGTGGCCGTAACACCCGAGACGGTGAAGAAACTGTCGGCCTCCGGGCACACGGTGCACGTGCAGTCGGGAGCCGGCATTGCGGCCAGCGTGACCGATGCGGCGTACCAGGCGGCGGGCGCGCAGATCACCGACCAGGCAGGCGCCTTCGGTACCGACATGGTCCTGAAGGTGCGCACGCCCACCGACACCGAGACCGCGCTGCTCAAATCCGGCGCCGTCGTCATCGGCATGCTCAACCCCTTCGATGCCGCCGGCCTGCAGCGCCTGGCCTCGGCCGGCGTCGTGGCCTTCGCGCTCGAAGCGGCCCCGCGCACCACGCGCGCCCAGAGCATGGACGTGCTGTCCTCGCAAGCCAACATCGCCGGCTACAAGGCCGTGATGATCGCGGCCGACAAATACCAGCGCTTCTTCCCCATGCTCATGACCGCTGCCGGCACCGTGAAGGCCGCGCGCGTCGTCATCCTGGGCGTGGGCGTGGCCGGGCTGCAGGCCATTGCCACGGCCAAGCGCCTGGGCGCCGTCATCGAGGCGTCCGACGTGCGCCCCAGCGTCAAGGAGCAGATCGAGTCGCTGGGCGGCAAGTTCATCGAAGTCTCGTACGACACCGATGAAGAAAAGGAAGCCGCCGTCGGCGTCGGCGGCTACGCCAAGCCCATGCCCGCGAGCTGGCTGGCGCGCCAGCAGGTCGAAGTGGCCAAGCGCGTGGCGCTGGCCGACATCGTCATCAGCACCGCGCTCATCCCCGGGCGCGCCGCGCCGACGCTGATCACCGAGGACATGGTCAAGGCCATGAAGCCGGGCTCGGTCATCGTCGACATCGCCGCCGGCAAGGGCGCCGATGGCATCGGCGGCAACTGCCCGCTGTCGGAGGCCGACAGGACGGTGGTCAAGCACGGCGTGACCATCGTGGGCGAGACCAACCTTGCCGCGCTGGTGGCGGCCGATGCCTCGGCGCTGTATGCGCGCAACGTGCTCGACTTCCTCAAGCTCATCGTCACCAAGGAGGGGGCGCTGAAGATCGACCTGGAAGACGACATCGTCGCAGCCTGCCGCATGACGCAGGACGGCCAGGTCACCCGCAAGTAG
- a CDS encoding helix-turn-helix domain-containing protein, protein MNAHHFSTLLEHPADRQACWGRINTSYFGALRVQCLDTGTFDARMDAYELGPLGMFMIEAPSHRVARPDTRNEIALDQHYKLVLQLEGHGHISQRDREFHLHPGDWSLYDPRVPYAITNPERSRLLAITIPRQQFKGMKIPDLHTCEAHTPAMQGLYAVLGSFLTSLADQLPSLPNAVGRSVSDTVLGLLASTLATHSDEQFGAHPVPGVLKARVKQFVHAHLADPALSLDLIAQQLRCSKRYLHRVFEDEDQTLDRFIWQMRLERCSEALRNAVGRRASVSEIAFAWGFNSSAHFCRVFKAQYGVSPREFQRREAQSLAGSAMLTH, encoded by the coding sequence ATGAACGCACACCACTTCAGCACGCTGCTCGAACACCCCGCCGACCGGCAGGCCTGCTGGGGCCGGATCAACACCTCGTACTTCGGCGCGCTGCGCGTGCAGTGCCTGGACACCGGCACCTTCGATGCGCGCATGGATGCCTACGAGCTGGGCCCGCTGGGCATGTTCATGATCGAGGCGCCCTCGCACCGCGTGGCGCGGCCCGACACCCGCAACGAGATCGCGCTCGACCAGCACTACAAGCTGGTGCTGCAGCTCGAAGGCCACGGCCACATCTCGCAGCGCGACCGCGAGTTCCACCTGCACCCCGGCGACTGGAGCCTGTACGACCCGCGCGTGCCCTACGCCATCACCAACCCCGAGCGCTCGCGCCTGCTGGCCATCACCATTCCGCGCCAGCAGTTCAAGGGCATGAAGATCCCCGACCTGCACACCTGCGAAGCGCACACGCCGGCCATGCAGGGGCTGTATGCGGTGCTCGGATCGTTCCTCACTTCACTGGCCGACCAGCTGCCGTCGCTGCCCAACGCGGTCGGCCGCTCGGTCAGCGACACCGTGCTGGGCCTGCTCGCATCCACGCTGGCCACGCACTCCGACGAGCAGTTCGGCGCGCACCCGGTGCCGGGCGTGCTCAAGGCGCGCGTGAAGCAGTTCGTGCATGCGCACCTCGCTGACCCGGCCCTGTCGCTGGACCTCATCGCGCAGCAGCTGCGCTGTTCCAAGCGCTACCTGCACCGCGTGTTCGAAGACGAAGACCAGACGCTCGACCGCTTCATCTGGCAGATGCGGCTGGAGCGCTGCAGCGAGGCGCTGCGCAACGCGGTGGGCCGGCGCGCCTCGGTGTCGGAGATCGCCTTTGCCTGGGGCTTCAACAGCAGCGCGCATTTCTGCCGCGTGTTCAAGGCGCAGTACGGCGTGTCGCCGCGCGAGTTCCAGAGGCGTGAAGCGCAGAGCTTGGCCGGTTCGGCGATGCTGACGCACTAG
- a CDS encoding MFS transporter translates to MNPAPSTAQKGTAAAHASPAPSSKFATVLRVTGGNFMEMFDFFLFGFYATQISKAFFPAGDEFASLMLTFMTFGAGFLMRPLGAIFLGAYVDRVGRRKGLIVTLALMATGTLLIACVPSYATIGLVAPLLVLIGRLLQGFSAGVELGGVSVYLSEMATPGHKGFYVSWQSASQQVAIVVAAALGYWLNVTFTSQEIGDFYWRVPFFVGCLIVPVLFIIRRSLQETEEFMARKHRPDAREIFRSMVTNWGLVVAGMMLVSMTTVSFYLITVYTPTFGKAVLHLSTTDALVVTLCVAISNFIWLPIMGALSDRVGRKPLLILFTVLTILTAYPSLKWLVGAPSFTRMLEVELWLSFLYASYNGAMVVALTEVMPVNVRTAGFSLAYSLATAVFGGFTPAIATGLIEMTGDKGAPGLWMTAAAICGLIATLVLYRRNVNPADARRVPAV, encoded by the coding sequence ATGAATCCCGCGCCTTCCACCGCGCAAAAGGGCACTGCCGCCGCGCACGCTTCGCCCGCACCCTCCTCGAAATTCGCCACCGTCCTGCGTGTGACCGGCGGCAACTTCATGGAGATGTTCGACTTCTTCCTGTTCGGCTTCTACGCCACGCAGATCTCGAAGGCGTTCTTCCCGGCCGGCGACGAGTTCGCCTCGCTGATGCTGACCTTCATGACCTTCGGCGCCGGCTTCCTGATGCGGCCGCTGGGCGCGATCTTTCTCGGCGCATACGTCGACCGCGTGGGCCGCCGCAAGGGCCTGATCGTCACGCTCGCGCTGATGGCCACCGGCACGCTGCTCATTGCCTGCGTGCCTTCTTACGCCACCATCGGCCTGGTGGCGCCGCTGCTGGTGCTCATCGGCCGGCTGCTGCAAGGCTTCTCGGCCGGCGTGGAACTGGGCGGCGTGTCGGTGTACCTGTCGGAAATGGCCACGCCGGGCCACAAGGGCTTCTACGTGAGCTGGCAGTCGGCCAGCCAGCAGGTGGCCATCGTCGTGGCGGCAGCCCTGGGCTACTGGCTCAACGTGACCTTCACCTCGCAGGAGATCGGCGACTTCTACTGGCGCGTGCCCTTCTTCGTGGGCTGCCTGATCGTGCCGGTGCTGTTCATCATCCGCCGCTCGCTGCAGGAGACCGAGGAGTTCATGGCGCGCAAGCACCGGCCCGACGCGCGCGAAATCTTCCGCTCGATGGTCACCAACTGGGGCCTGGTGGTCGCCGGGATGATGCTGGTGTCGATGACCACCGTGTCGTTCTACCTGATCACCGTCTACACGCCCACCTTCGGCAAGGCCGTGCTGCACCTGAGCACCACCGACGCGCTGGTCGTCACGCTGTGCGTGGCCATCTCCAACTTCATCTGGCTGCCGATCATGGGCGCGCTGTCGGACCGCGTGGGCCGCAAGCCGCTGCTGATCCTGTTCACGGTGCTGACCATCCTCACCGCCTACCCGTCGCTCAAGTGGCTGGTCGGCGCGCCGAGCTTCACGCGCATGCTCGAAGTCGAGCTGTGGCTGTCGTTCCTCTACGCCAGCTACAACGGCGCGATGGTGGTCGCGCTCACCGAGGTGATGCCCGTCAACGTGCGCACCGCCGGCTTCTCGCTGGCCTACAGCCTGGCGACGGCCGTGTTCGGCGGCTTCACGCCGGCCATCGCGACCGGGCTGATCGAGATGACCGGCGACAAGGGCGCGCCGGGGCTGTGGATGACGGCCGCCGCGATATGCGGGCTGATCGCCACGCTGGTGCTGTACCGGCGCAACGTGAATCCGGCGGACGCGCGGCGCGTGCCGGCGGTCTGA
- a CDS encoding class I SAM-dependent methyltransferase — protein sequence MSEVQGTAGYGANAAALAQQYESLRFEDVHREVLHLFPAVPARVLDIGAGSGRDAAALAALGHRVVAVEPTPELRAEGMRRHAALPIEWIDDHLPGLHRTRALGVRHDLILLTAVWMHLDAAERAAAMQALAALVAEGGQVAMSLRHGPVPEGRRMFDVSAQETAELASRHGLRQRFLGEREDMLDRCDVRWSFLVLQRPA from the coding sequence ATGAGCGAAGTCCAAGGAACGGCCGGCTACGGCGCCAATGCCGCGGCACTGGCGCAGCAGTACGAGAGCCTGCGTTTCGAGGACGTCCACCGCGAGGTGCTGCACCTGTTCCCCGCGGTGCCGGCCCGGGTGCTCGACATCGGCGCCGGTTCCGGCCGCGACGCCGCCGCGCTCGCCGCGCTGGGGCACCGTGTGGTGGCGGTCGAGCCCACACCCGAGCTGCGCGCCGAGGGCATGCGCCGCCATGCCGCGCTGCCCATCGAGTGGATCGACGACCACCTGCCCGGCCTGCACCGCACGCGGGCACTGGGCGTGCGCCACGACCTGATCCTGCTCACCGCCGTCTGGATGCACCTCGATGCCGCCGAACGCGCCGCCGCCATGCAGGCCTTGGCCGCACTGGTGGCCGAAGGCGGCCAGGTCGCGATGTCGCTGCGCCACGGCCCCGTGCCGGAAGGCCGGCGCATGTTCGACGTATCGGCACAGGAAACCGCCGAACTGGCGAGCCGGCATGGCCTGCGCCAGCGCTTCCTGGGCGAGCGCGAAGACATGCTCGACCGCTGCGACGTTCGCTGGAGTTTTCTGGTCCTCCAGCGCCCCGCGTGA
- a CDS encoding thioredoxin family protein: protein MSLSATTDSRSLRAARHARAALTRASRRAVVAAAVALGATFLMGSNAVAAPAVGQQAPDFVAVDTTGAKHKLSDFAGKFVVLEWTNPGCPFVRKHYGSGNMPATQKAATDKGVVWLAINSTERAASDYLQPAALDAWMKSQKAAPTAVLMDEDGLIGQVYGARTTPHIFIIDPKGTLVYAGGIDSIASARPDDIKTATNYVNQALGEAFGGKPISAASTRPYGCSIKYKT from the coding sequence ATGTCCCTTTCGGCAACCACAGACTCGCGATCCCTTCGCGCCGCGCGCCACGCCCGCGCCGCCCTGACCCGGGCCTCCCGCCGCGCCGTCGTCGCCGCCGCCGTGGCGCTGGGCGCCACCTTCCTCATGGGTTCCAATGCCGTCGCCGCCCCCGCAGTGGGCCAGCAGGCACCCGATTTCGTCGCCGTCGACACCACCGGCGCCAAGCACAAGCTGTCCGACTTCGCGGGCAAGTTCGTGGTGCTCGAGTGGACCAACCCCGGCTGCCCCTTCGTGCGCAAGCACTACGGCAGCGGCAACATGCCCGCCACGCAAAAGGCCGCCACCGACAAGGGCGTGGTGTGGCTGGCCATCAATTCCACCGAGCGTGCCGCCAGCGACTACCTGCAGCCCGCCGCGCTCGACGCCTGGATGAAGTCGCAGAAGGCGGCCCCCACCGCCGTGCTGATGGACGAAGACGGCCTCATCGGCCAGGTCTACGGCGCGCGCACCACGCCGCACATCTTCATCATCGACCCCAAGGGCACGCTGGTGTACGCGGGCGGCATCGACAGCATCGCGTCGGCGCGTCCGGACGACATCAAGACCGCGACCAACTACGTCAACCAAGCGCTGGGCGAGGCCTTCGGCGGCAAGCCCATATCGGCCGCCAGCACGCGGCCGTACGGCTGTTCGATCAAATACAAGACCTGA
- a CDS encoding protein-disulfide reductase DsbD family protein: MIFSRIHFATLLIAAAAASMPAAAQLASKPGAVVTTPHVRAELIAHAPDGVAPGSPVWVGLQITHQPEWHTYWKNAGDSGLPTEMTWTLPAGVSTGEIAWPVPEKIPVGSLANYGYENTVLLPVPLEVSSLYKPPMALGGGTPAMDIQLKASWLVCRKECIPEEGSFSLSLPLQGSTALHKAEFDTAQAGQPQPLAQAGAVQVDGHSLKVRLDGLPAAAQGKTLEFFPETPEVIRTAAVSGKDWTQSWQGGTWTATIPLADQRSASPNVMPLVVALAPSDRQAGQPIAWRAESPVTGAWPAAAVAQRAEVSSALQAALTANAANAAAKAGGAELPAPSSTTFMAALLGALLGGLLLNLMPCVFPILAIKVLGFARQAGNDSAHRKAGLAYTGGVMLSFLALGGAMLALRAAGAGLGWGFQLQSPAVVAALAALFTLIGLNLAGVFEFGRAAPSSICSAQAKHPLANDFLSGVLAVVIASPCTAPFMGASLGFAISLPAGQALLLFAALGFGLALPYLAASFVPAVARLLPKPGPWMHTLRRLLAFPMFATVAWLVWVLGQQSGIDGAGTLLALLVCMAAIVWALTLQGRTRIVIAAVMIAFTAVLTAAIGRNVLQVVEPARLASAAEAGQPQRWQPWSAERVAELSGAGRPVFIDFTAAWCVTCQYNKKSTLSDAQVLADFDAKQVAMLRADWTRRDPAITAALTALGRSGVPVYVLQAPGKPPVVLTEILGKDEVRAAIAAL, translated from the coding sequence ATGATTTTTTCGCGCATCCATTTCGCTACGCTTCTGATAGCAGCCGCCGCAGCCAGCATGCCGGCTGCCGCGCAACTGGCCTCCAAGCCCGGCGCCGTGGTGACGACCCCGCATGTGCGGGCCGAACTGATCGCCCACGCGCCCGACGGCGTGGCGCCCGGCAGCCCGGTGTGGGTCGGCCTGCAGATCACGCACCAGCCCGAGTGGCACACCTACTGGAAGAACGCCGGCGATTCGGGCCTGCCCACCGAAATGACGTGGACGCTGCCGGCCGGCGTGTCGACCGGCGAGATCGCATGGCCGGTGCCGGAGAAGATCCCGGTCGGCAGCCTCGCCAACTACGGCTACGAAAACACCGTGCTGCTGCCGGTGCCGCTGGAGGTGTCGTCGCTCTACAAGCCGCCGATGGCGCTGGGCGGCGGCACGCCGGCCATGGACATTCAGCTCAAGGCCTCCTGGCTGGTCTGCCGCAAGGAGTGCATTCCCGAGGAAGGCTCTTTCTCGCTGTCCCTGCCGCTGCAGGGCTCCACGGCGCTGCACAAGGCGGAGTTCGACACCGCGCAGGCCGGGCAGCCGCAGCCGCTGGCACAAGCCGGCGCCGTGCAGGTCGACGGCCACAGCCTGAAAGTGCGCCTGGACGGCCTGCCCGCCGCCGCGCAGGGCAAGACGCTGGAATTCTTCCCCGAGACCCCCGAGGTGATCCGCACCGCGGCCGTCTCCGGCAAGGACTGGACCCAATCCTGGCAAGGCGGCACCTGGACCGCAACCATCCCGCTGGCCGACCAGCGCAGCGCCAGCCCTAATGTGATGCCGCTGGTTGTGGCGCTGGCCCCGTCCGACCGGCAGGCCGGCCAGCCGATCGCATGGCGCGCCGAATCGCCGGTCACGGGCGCCTGGCCCGCCGCCGCCGTGGCGCAGCGAGCCGAGGTGTCGTCGGCGCTGCAGGCCGCGCTGACCGCCAACGCGGCCAATGCTGCAGCCAAGGCCGGCGGCGCCGAACTGCCCGCCCCCTCTTCCACCACCTTCATGGCGGCCCTGCTGGGCGCCCTGCTCGGCGGCCTGCTACTCAACCTGATGCCCTGCGTGTTCCCGATCCTCGCGATCAAGGTGCTGGGTTTCGCGCGGCAGGCGGGCAACGACAGCGCGCACCGCAAGGCCGGGCTGGCCTACACCGGCGGCGTGATGCTGTCGTTCCTCGCGCTGGGCGGCGCCATGCTGGCGCTGCGCGCGGCGGGCGCCGGGCTGGGCTGGGGCTTCCAGCTGCAGTCGCCGGCCGTGGTCGCGGCGCTGGCGGCGCTGTTCACGCTGATCGGCCTGAACCTGGCGGGCGTGTTCGAGTTCGGCCGCGCCGCGCCGTCGTCGATCTGCAGCGCCCAGGCCAAGCATCCGCTGGCCAACGACTTCCTCTCCGGTGTGCTGGCCGTGGTGATCGCCTCGCCCTGCACCGCGCCCTTCATGGGCGCGTCGCTGGGCTTCGCCATCAGCCTGCCGGCCGGCCAGGCGCTGCTGCTGTTCGCGGCGCTGGGCTTCGGCCTGGCGCTGCCTTATCTGGCCGCCAGCTTCGTGCCGGCCGTGGCGCGGCTGCTCCCCAAGCCGGGGCCGTGGATGCACACGCTGCGCCGCCTGCTCGCGTTCCCGATGTTCGCCACCGTGGCCTGGCTGGTCTGGGTGCTGGGCCAGCAAAGCGGTATCGACGGCGCCGGCACGCTGCTGGCACTGCTGGTGTGCATGGCCGCCATCGTCTGGGCGCTCACGCTGCAGGGGCGCACGCGCATCGTGATCGCGGCCGTGATGATCGCCTTCACCGCGGTGCTGACCGCCGCCATCGGCCGCAATGTGTTGCAAGTCGTGGAGCCCGCCAGACTGGCTTCGGCGGCCGAAGCGGGCCAGCCGCAGCGCTGGCAGCCATGGTCAGCCGAGCGCGTGGCCGAGCTGTCGGGTGCGGGCCGGCCAGTGTTCATCGACTTCACCGCCGCCTGGTGCGTGACCTGCCAGTACAACAAGAAGAGCACCCTGTCCGACGCGCAGGTGCTGGCCGACTTCGACGCCAAGCAGGTCGCCATGCTGCGCGCCGACTGGACCCGGCGCGACCCGGCCATCACCGCCGCCCTCACCGCGCTCGGCCGCAGCGGCGTGCCGGTGTATGTGCTGCAGGCGCCGGGCAAGCCGCCGGTGGTGCTGACCGAGATCCTGGGCAAGGACGAAGTGCGCGCCGCCATCGCCGCGCTTTGA
- a CDS encoding alanyl-tRNA editing protein, translated as MTDDLFRADAYLRTCEARILRIDDTGIVLDRTVFYPLGGGQAGDTGVLALADGRELAIADTRKAKNEEGQPTNEFVHVPAEGQADLLAALKAGDTVTARLDWERRHRLMRFHTASHLLCHLVPVPVNGCSITPDYARIDFHMTDALDKETLTAGLARLVEAAHPLTVGAITDEELDANPALVKSMSVQPPRGTGTVRTIRIGGSGEGDAQIDFQPCGGTHVANTAEIGAVIVTKIEKKSANTRRVVLGWAPSAASAA; from the coding sequence ATGACCGACGACCTGTTCCGCGCCGACGCCTACCTGCGCACCTGTGAAGCCCGCATCCTGCGTATCGACGACACCGGCATCGTGCTGGACCGCACGGTGTTCTATCCGCTGGGCGGCGGCCAGGCCGGCGACACCGGCGTGCTGGCGCTGGCCGACGGCCGCGAACTGGCCATCGCCGACACCCGCAAGGCCAAGAACGAAGAAGGCCAGCCGACGAACGAATTCGTCCACGTGCCGGCCGAGGGGCAGGCCGACCTGCTGGCCGCGCTGAAAGCCGGCGACACCGTCACCGCCCGCCTCGACTGGGAACGCCGCCACCGGCTGATGCGTTTCCACACCGCCTCCCACCTGTTGTGCCACTTGGTGCCGGTGCCGGTGAACGGCTGTTCCATCACGCCCGACTACGCGCGCATCGACTTCCACATGACCGACGCGCTCGACAAGGAAACGCTCACGGCCGGCCTTGCAAGACTGGTCGAGGCGGCCCATCCGCTGACCGTGGGCGCGATCACCGACGAGGAGCTCGACGCCAACCCGGCGCTGGTCAAGAGCATGAGCGTGCAGCCGCCGCGCGGCACGGGCACGGTGCGCACCATCCGCATCGGCGGCAGCGGCGAGGGCGACGCCCAGATCGACTTCCAGCCCTGCGGCGGCACGCATGTTGCAAACACCGCCGAAATCGGCGCGGTGATCGTCACCAAGATCGAGAAGAAGAGCGCCAACACCCGCCGGGTGGTGCTGGGCTGGGCTCCTTCGGCGGCATCGGCCGCCTGA